A genome region from Methylobacterium sp. FF17 includes the following:
- a CDS encoding SixA phosphatase family protein, with product MRRLILLRHAKSDRPAGVADLERPLNARGRRVAPRIGEYLAAEGLRPDAVAVSPSLRTRQTWEAVQVALKGPDPEIVEAIYEAPEAALLAVVQATPDSASSLLMIGHNPGFQDLALRLAGSGDRTGRKRLTVEFPTAAIAVIDFEGEGWHAVAAGSGRLERFLAPRDLELED from the coding sequence ATGCGTCGTCTCATCCTCCTGCGCCATGCCAAATCCGATCGCCCGGCGGGTGTCGCCGACCTCGAGCGGCCCCTGAATGCCCGTGGGCGGCGGGTGGCACCCCGGATCGGGGAGTACCTGGCGGCGGAAGGCCTGCGGCCGGACGCCGTGGCGGTCTCGCCCTCCCTGCGGACGCGCCAGACCTGGGAGGCCGTGCAGGTCGCCCTGAAGGGGCCGGATCCGGAGATCGTGGAGGCGATCTACGAGGCGCCGGAGGCCGCGCTTCTGGCGGTCGTGCAGGCGACACCCGATTCGGCGTCGAGCCTGCTGATGATCGGGCACAATCCGGGCTTCCAGGATCTGGCGCTTCGGCTCGCGGGTTCGGGCGACCGGACCGGGCGCAAGCGCCTCACCGTCGAGTTTCCGACCGCCGCGATCGCGGTGATCGACTTCGAGGGCGAGGGCTGGCACGCGGTCGCGGCCGGCAGCGGGCGCCTGGAGCGCTTCCTCGCGCCGCGCGACCTCGAACTCGAGGATTGA
- a CDS encoding phage holin family protein gives MTTGPQSSIQGLIGDALRETNELARKEIALFRNEMTSNVRALFIGLGLLVGAAVFGVVALFVLVDALVKWLATVVHSEALAALIVGGVLLVVAVVLALIGRNAMSLSTLAPVRTSRQVREDARTLSERVSG, from the coding sequence ATGACCACCGGTCCGCAATCCAGCATCCAGGGCCTGATCGGCGATGCCCTGCGGGAAACCAACGAACTCGCGCGGAAAGAGATCGCCCTCTTCCGCAATGAGATGACGAGCAATGTCCGAGCCCTGTTCATCGGGCTCGGCCTCCTCGTCGGCGCCGCCGTGTTCGGCGTCGTAGCCCTCTTCGTCCTCGTGGATGCCCTGGTGAAGTGGCTGGCCACCGTGGTGCATTCCGAGGCCCTGGCCGCCCTGATCGTCGGCGGCGTGCTCCTCGTGGTCGCCGTGGTCCTGGCGCTGATCGGCCGGAATGCCATGTCGCTGTCGACGCTGGCCCCGGTGCGGACCTCGCGCCAGGTCCGTGAGGACGCCCGTACGTTGTCTGAGAGGGTGTCGGGATGA
- the glgX gene encoding glycogen debranching protein GlgX, whose amino-acid sequence MIGVEDGVPAPLGAHFDGRGVNFALFSQNATAVDLCLFEPGERHETRRIRLPCRTDDVWHGYLRGVFPGQLYGYRVYGPWDPAHGHRFNPAKLLLDPYARDVQGRIRWHDSLYGHRRGLQRADQIDRRDSAAFMPRGIVAPPELPDLAVPPVRRPLAQTVIYEAHVKALTQVHPDVPEAARGTYAALAHPAIIEHLLKLGVTAIELLPIQSFADDRFLVDKGLVNFWGYSPLNYFAADPRYRGPAGIGGLRAAIRELAAAEIEVILDVVYNHTAEADHTGPTLSFRGVDNASYYKLDPGNPRQEFDCTGCGNTLDLDHPRVMQMVLDSLRHWVTAYGVAGFRFDLASSLGRNPHDFSPKAAFFQAVAQDPVLAHVKLIAEPWDIGPGGYQLGGYPRGWSEWNDQFRDSIRGFWRGDRGTLAKVTQGLSGSREIFAASGRWPLSSINFAGSHDGFTLADVVAYEEKHNLANGEDNRDGHGHNLSRNYGVEGETDDPAILGLRARQKRNLLATVFLAQGVPMLLMGDERSRSQGGNNNAYAQDNTASWMDWETDPDPALTTFVGNLTRLRREQPALRRRDYLTGAPVGEGSLRDVHWLAPGGTEMGQDDWGDGERQVFGMQIGNDLPQADRLLILLNAADTPCDFTLAPVVGGPWTLVFDTTRPTGAVPAGQALFPAGAGVRLEARSIYVLRARPASAYTR is encoded by the coding sequence ATGATCGGCGTCGAGGACGGCGTGCCGGCGCCGCTCGGCGCGCATTTCGACGGTCGCGGCGTCAACTTCGCCCTGTTCTCGCAGAACGCCACGGCGGTCGACCTCTGCCTGTTCGAGCCCGGCGAGCGGCACGAGACCCGCCGCATCCGCCTCCCCTGCCGGACTGACGACGTCTGGCACGGCTACCTGCGGGGCGTCTTTCCCGGCCAGCTCTACGGCTACCGCGTCTACGGCCCCTGGGACCCGGCGCACGGCCACCGCTTCAACCCGGCCAAACTCCTGCTCGACCCCTATGCGCGGGACGTGCAGGGGCGCATCCGCTGGCACGACTCCCTGTACGGGCACCGCCGGGGCCTCCAGCGCGCTGACCAGATCGACCGGCGCGACAGCGCCGCCTTCATGCCGCGCGGCATCGTCGCGCCGCCGGAGCTGCCCGACCTCGCCGTGCCCCCCGTGCGCCGTCCGCTCGCGCAGACCGTGATCTACGAGGCGCATGTGAAGGCGCTGACGCAGGTGCATCCGGACGTCCCGGAGGCCGCGCGCGGGACCTACGCGGCCCTCGCCCATCCGGCGATCATCGAGCACCTGCTGAAGCTCGGCGTGACCGCGATCGAGCTGCTCCCGATCCAGTCCTTCGCGGATGACCGCTTCCTGGTGGACAAGGGGCTGGTCAATTTCTGGGGCTACTCGCCCCTGAACTACTTCGCCGCCGACCCACGCTACCGCGGGCCCGCCGGCATCGGAGGCCTGCGCGCGGCGATCCGCGAACTCGCCGCCGCCGAGATCGAGGTCATCCTCGACGTCGTCTACAACCATACGGCGGAGGCCGATCACACCGGCCCGACCCTCTCGTTCCGGGGCGTGGACAACGCCAGCTACTACAAGCTCGACCCTGGCAACCCGCGTCAGGAGTTCGACTGCACCGGCTGCGGCAACACCCTCGACCTCGACCATCCGCGCGTGATGCAGATGGTCCTGGACTCCCTGCGCCACTGGGTGACGGCCTACGGGGTCGCGGGCTTCCGCTTCGACCTAGCAAGCAGCCTCGGCCGCAATCCACACGATTTCAGCCCGAAGGCAGCCTTCTTCCAGGCGGTGGCGCAGGATCCGGTCCTGGCCCACGTGAAGCTGATCGCCGAACCCTGGGACATCGGTCCCGGCGGCTACCAGCTCGGCGGCTATCCGCGCGGATGGAGCGAGTGGAACGACCAGTTCCGCGACAGCATCCGGGGGTTCTGGCGCGGCGATCGCGGCACGCTCGCGAAGGTGACGCAGGGGCTGTCCGGATCCCGCGAGATCTTCGCGGCCTCGGGGCGCTGGCCCCTTTCCAGCATCAACTTTGCCGGCTCGCATGACGGCTTCACCCTCGCGGACGTCGTCGCCTATGAGGAGAAGCACAACCTCGCCAATGGCGAGGACAACCGCGACGGCCACGGCCACAATCTCTCGCGCAATTACGGCGTCGAGGGCGAGACCGACGATCCGGCCATCCTCGGCCTGCGCGCCCGGCAGAAGCGCAACCTCCTCGCGACGGTGTTCCTGGCGCAGGGCGTGCCAATGCTGCTGATGGGCGACGAGCGCTCGCGCAGCCAGGGCGGCAACAACAACGCCTACGCGCAGGACAACACTGCGAGCTGGATGGATTGGGAAACCGACCCCGATCCGGCGCTCACCACCTTCGTCGGCAACCTGACCCGGCTGCGGCGCGAGCAGCCCGCCCTGCGCCGCCGCGACTACCTCACCGGGGCACCCGTGGGGGAGGGGTCACTGCGCGACGTGCACTGGCTGGCGCCGGGCGGCACCGAGATGGGCCAGGACGATTGGGGCGACGGCGAGCGTCAGGTCTTCGGCATGCAGATCGGCAACGACCTGCCGCAGGCCGACCGGTTGCTCATCCTGCTGAACGCGGCGGACACGCCCTGCGACTTCACCCTCGCGCCGGTGGTCGGCGGTCCCTGGACGCTCGTGTTCGACACGACCCGGCCGACCGGAGCGGTGCCGGCGGGCCAGGCCCTGTTCCCGGCCGGCGCGGGGGTGCGGCTCGAGGCGCGCTCCATCTACGTCCTGCGCGCCCGGCCCGCCTCCGCCTATACGCGCTGA
- a CDS encoding DUF883 family protein: MSSTQKPGDEHRSLPDDIALAAGMPRGSQTEGSLHDVPSPGTYTAAHHTTGTQTHSIRNEGGSDASVQARVGDLKDRATEAANDVRDRVSETAQDLRQRATSAYDDARDWASDTHATGRRHLSDLGERGNARLRDGRSAVEDFVSENPLLVGVVGLAAGLLIGALLPRTRTEDQNVGPWADEVRDQGLRYARDFTDRGREFVSTALDPENLNAAVQRASGQEQPAPQPEAPAARPH, encoded by the coding sequence ATGAGTTCCACCCAGAAGCCGGGCGACGAGCATCGCTCCCTCCCCGACGACATCGCGCTCGCCGCCGGTATGCCGCGCGGCAGCCAGACGGAGGGGTCGCTGCACGACGTCCCGAGCCCGGGCACCTACACCGCCGCGCACCACACCACCGGCACCCAGACCCACAGCATCCGGAACGAGGGCGGCTCCGACGCCTCCGTGCAGGCGCGGGTCGGGGATCTGAAGGATCGGGCCACGGAAGCCGCGAACGATGTGCGCGACCGCGTCTCGGAGACGGCGCAGGACCTGCGTCAGCGCGCCACCAGCGCCTATGACGATGCGCGCGACTGGGCGTCCGATACCCACGCGACCGGACGGCGCCACCTCAGCGACCTCGGCGAGCGCGGCAATGCCCGCCTGCGGGACGGCCGCTCGGCGGTCGAGGACTTCGTGTCGGAGAACCCGCTGCTGGTCGGCGTCGTCGGCCTCGCGGCCGGCCTCCTCATCGGCGCCCTGCTGCCGCGCACCCGCACCGAGGACCAGAATGTCGGTCCCTGGGCCGACGAGGTCCGTGACCAGGGCCTGCGTTACGCCCGCGACTTCACCGATCGCGGCCGTGAGTTCGTCTCGACGGCCCTCGATCCGGAGAACCTGAACGCCGCCGTGCAGCGCGCGAGCGGCCAGGAGCAGCCGGCACCCCAGCCCGAGGCGCCCGCGGCCCGTCCGCACTGA
- a CDS encoding RBBP9/YdeN family alpha/beta hydrolase: protein MKIADCEILILPGYAGSEDEHWQARWAERLSTGRIVEQDDWHHPDAEAWRDRIVAAVEAATRPVVIIAHSLGVVAAVQAAPRFPAGTVRGALLVAFPDVETTPNLPSRVTAFAPVPRDPLPFPALLVASRNDPYCSYERAEDFAYAWGAVVVDAGESGHINVASGHGPWPEGLMRLAGFMKTL, encoded by the coding sequence ATGAAGATTGCCGATTGCGAGATCCTCATCCTGCCCGGCTATGCCGGTTCCGAGGACGAACACTGGCAGGCCCGCTGGGCCGAGCGCCTCTCCACGGGCCGGATCGTCGAGCAGGACGACTGGCACCACCCCGATGCCGAGGCGTGGCGCGACCGCATCGTCGCGGCGGTGGAGGCGGCCACCCGCCCCGTGGTGATCATCGCCCACAGCCTCGGTGTGGTGGCGGCCGTCCAGGCGGCCCCGCGCTTCCCCGCCGGGACCGTGCGGGGCGCCCTGCTCGTCGCGTTTCCGGATGTCGAGACCACGCCGAACCTGCCGTCGCGGGTCACCGCCTTCGCGCCCGTCCCCCGCGATCCCCTGCCCTTCCCGGCCCTCCTCGTCGCCAGCCGCAACGATCCCTATTGCAGCTACGAACGGGCGGAGGATTTCGCCTATGCCTGGGGCGCGGTGGTGGTGGATGCCGGCGAATCCGGCCACATCAACGTGGCGAGCGGCCACGGCCCCTGGCCGGAGGGACTGATGCGTCTCGCCGGTTTCATGAAGACGCTCTGA
- a CDS encoding DUF3618 domain-containing protein translates to MTESLNELEKDIEASRARLDQTIDQIQERLSVSSIVDEMLGNARRTPLSGAYDGALEAVRRNPVPVLLIAAGVGWLIHRMTKDGSDPAARRRARLAVDGLPVTKTGADRIYDPDLPTQHPVKDLSATTQI, encoded by the coding sequence ATGACCGAGTCGCTGAACGAGCTTGAGAAGGATATCGAGGCGAGCCGGGCCCGCCTCGATCAGACCATCGACCAGATCCAGGAACGGCTTTCGGTCTCTAGCATCGTGGACGAGATGCTCGGCAATGCCCGGCGCACGCCCTTGAGCGGGGCGTATGACGGGGCGCTCGAAGCGGTCCGGCGCAATCCGGTCCCGGTGCTGCTGATCGCGGCGGGCGTGGGCTGGCTCATTCACCGCATGACGAAGGACGGGTCCGACCCGGCCGCGCGTCGCCGCGCCCGGCTCGCGGTGGACGGCCTTCCGGTGACGAAGACCGGCGCGGACCGCATCTATGACCCCGACCTCCCGACCCAGCATCCGGTCAAGGATTTGTCCGCCACGACGCAGATCTGA
- a CDS encoding YcjX family GTP-binding protein — protein sequence MNSFAARAGSAVKAFAEASSDLLIQPTLRLGVTGLARSGKTVFTTALIHHLVEAHALPAFAPAHEGRLRRARLVPQPDDDIPRFPYEEHLSALTDARAWPRSTDRISQFRLAIEYERAGGWRSGPGTLMLDVVDYPGEWLLDLALIEQSYTAWSRATIAGTRRSGRGAMAAPWLETLKALDPQGALDEVVAERASTAFKTYLSALRAGPEAVATTPPGRFLMPGDLAGSPALTFAPLDNLPEVLAPDSLAGLMERRFEAYKAKVVEPFFRNHFQRVDRQIVLVDVLAAVDAGPAALAELEEALDSVLLSFRIGRNTILSRLFAPRAERILFAATKADHLHQTSHDRLDALLRLLVSRAMRRTEAAGARVGTVALASVRATRETTIHDGGEVLRAVSGTPEAGEAVGDEVFDGLSEAAIFPGELPQRPESVLEGAVPPGSLRFPRFRPPLVKPDALGRPGDLPQIRLDRAMQFLIGDKLA from the coding sequence ATGAACAGCTTCGCCGCGCGCGCGGGTTCCGCGGTCAAGGCTTTCGCCGAGGCGTCGAGCGACCTCCTGATCCAGCCGACCCTGCGCCTCGGAGTCACCGGCCTCGCGCGCTCGGGCAAGACCGTGTTCACCACGGCCCTGATCCATCACCTCGTGGAGGCGCATGCCCTGCCGGCCTTCGCGCCCGCCCACGAAGGCCGCCTGCGCCGCGCCCGGCTGGTGCCGCAGCCGGACGACGACATCCCGCGCTTTCCCTACGAAGAGCACCTGTCCGCGCTGACGGACGCGCGTGCCTGGCCGCGCTCCACCGACCGGATCAGCCAGTTCCGCCTTGCCATCGAGTACGAGCGCGCGGGCGGCTGGCGCTCGGGACCGGGCACGCTGATGCTCGACGTGGTGGATTACCCCGGGGAGTGGCTCCTCGACCTTGCGCTGATCGAGCAGAGCTACACCGCCTGGTCCCGCGCCACCATCGCGGGCACCCGGCGCAGCGGGCGCGGCGCCATGGCGGCCCCCTGGCTGGAGACCCTGAAGGCCCTGGATCCGCAGGGGGCCCTGGACGAGGTGGTGGCGGAACGGGCGAGCACCGCATTCAAGACCTATCTCTCGGCGCTCCGGGCCGGGCCGGAGGCGGTGGCCACGACCCCGCCGGGTCGCTTCCTGATGCCCGGCGATCTCGCGGGCTCGCCGGCCCTGACCTTCGCGCCCCTCGACAACCTGCCGGAGGTCCTGGCGCCGGACAGCCTCGCCGGCCTGATGGAGCGCCGGTTCGAGGCCTACAAGGCCAAGGTGGTTGAGCCGTTCTTCCGCAACCACTTCCAGCGGGTCGACCGCCAGATCGTGCTGGTGGACGTGCTCGCCGCCGTTGATGCGGGTCCGGCGGCGCTGGCCGAGCTGGAGGAGGCGCTGGATTCCGTGCTCCTCAGCTTCCGCATCGGGCGCAATACGATCCTGTCTCGCCTGTTCGCGCCCCGGGCCGAGCGCATCCTCTTCGCCGCGACCAAGGCGGATCACCTGCACCAGACCAGCCACGACCGGCTCGACGCCCTGCTGCGCCTCCTCGTCTCCCGGGCCATGCGCCGGACGGAGGCCGCCGGCGCCCGGGTCGGCACCGTGGCGCTGGCCTCCGTGCGGGCGACGCGGGAGACCACGATCCACGACGGCGGCGAAGTCCTGCGGGCGGTGTCGGGCACGCCCGAGGCCGGCGAGGCCGTGGGCGACGAGGTCTTCGACGGCCTCAGCGAGGCCGCGATATTCCCCGGCGAGTTGCCGCAGCGCCCCGAATCCGTCCTGGAGGGCGCGGTGCCGCCCGGCTCCCTGCGCTTTCCGCGCTTTCGACCGCCTCTGGTGAAGCCCGACGCCCTGGGCCGCCCCGGCGACCTGCCGCAGATCCGCCTCGACCGCGCCATGCAGTTCCTCATCGGCGACAAGCTCGCCTGA
- a CDS encoding YcjF family protein → MSSTNRPRAFRIPPAAPQDSPEGAAPPPSQVRMVDEPFEIVEAADGVAVPVAPKARAPWLSLLLVALGGLVTLGVGLSVERLIADLFSAAPWLGAVALVLLAIATVAFLALVARELSGIWRERQIERIRGKAMEAITTRDHSAAQGVVRELTTLYADRSALAAGRTRLDTLGDAILDVDDRIGLAEHELLAPLDRQARNAIASAAKQVSAVTALSPRAIVDVAFVVFAAVRLLRRIATIYGGRPGFLGFLRLARSAFAHLTVTGGMAVGESMIQQVLGLGIAARVSAKLGEGVLNGLMTARFGLAAMAVCRPLPFVREAPPRLGDVAGELLKPLGDDAKA, encoded by the coding sequence ATGAGTTCGACGAACCGCCCCCGCGCCTTCCGCATCCCGCCCGCCGCGCCGCAGGACAGCCCCGAGGGCGCGGCGCCGCCGCCCTCGCAGGTGCGGATGGTGGACGAGCCCTTCGAGATCGTGGAGGCCGCCGACGGGGTCGCCGTGCCGGTGGCGCCGAAGGCGCGCGCGCCCTGGCTCAGCCTGCTCCTCGTCGCGCTGGGCGGCCTCGTCACCCTCGGGGTCGGGCTCTCGGTGGAGCGGCTGATCGCCGACCTGTTCAGCGCCGCGCCCTGGCTCGGGGCCGTGGCGCTGGTCCTCCTCGCCATCGCGACCGTGGCATTCCTCGCGCTCGTCGCCCGCGAATTGTCCGGCATCTGGCGGGAACGCCAGATCGAACGGATCCGGGGCAAGGCGATGGAGGCGATCACGACCCGCGATCACTCCGCCGCGCAGGGCGTGGTGCGGGAATTGACCACCCTCTACGCCGACCGTTCGGCCCTCGCGGCGGGCCGCACCCGCCTCGATACCCTGGGCGACGCGATCCTCGATGTGGACGACCGCATCGGGCTCGCGGAGCACGAATTGCTGGCGCCCCTCGACCGGCAGGCCCGCAACGCCATCGCGTCGGCCGCCAAGCAGGTCTCGGCCGTGACCGCGCTGAGCCCCCGCGCCATCGTGGACGTCGCCTTCGTGGTCTTCGCCGCCGTGCGCCTGCTGCGCCGGATCGCGACGATCTATGGCGGGCGTCCCGGCTTTCTCGGCTTCCTGCGGCTGGCCCGCTCGGCCTTCGCGCATCTCACGGTCACCGGCGGCATGGCGGTGGGCGAGAGCATGATCCAGCAGGTGCTCGGTCTCGGCATCGCCGCGCGGGTCTCGGCCAAGCTCGGGGAAGGCGTGCTGAACGGGCTGATGACCGCGCGCTTCGGCCTCGCCGCCATGGCGGTGTGCCGGCCCCTGCCGTTCGTCCGGGAAGCTCCCCCGCGCCTCGGCGATGTGGCCGGCGAGTTGTTGAAGCCGCTCGGGGACGACGCGAAAGCCTGA
- a CDS encoding alpha,alpha-trehalose-phosphate synthase (UDP-forming) — protein MARLVIVSNRVAIPEEGGKAVAAGGLAVAVKEAFTAYEGLWFGWSGNVVEEPSTEPTLIDRGRVNYAVVDLSPQDHREYYSGFANRALWPIMHYRLGLGAFSRSDYAGYQRVNRIFARALANLVEPDDIIWVHDYHLLPLASELRGLGIANPIGYFHHIPWPAADVFNTLPASNDLLRGIADYDLIGLQTDPDVHNLTRNLIDELRAIPLGGGSLMVDGRRTRIRSFPIGIDVAGFKEAAENAGSNRTVRETMAGLRTRKLLIGVDRLDYSKGVPERMEAVDRFFASNPDQRSNVVYLQITPKSRTEVPEYEELSREVNETVGHINGTLGEPNWTPIQYVTKAYPRPVLAGLYRAARVGLVTPMRDGMNLVAKEFVVAQSDEDPGVLVLSKFAGAARQLPEALLVNPYDRFEVAEAIRTALYMPRGERLERWKPMVDRMTREDVDWWARNFMSELENFRTIEREPPRAAAAAE, from the coding sequence GTGGCACGTCTCGTCATCGTATCGAACCGCGTTGCTATCCCTGAGGAAGGGGGCAAGGCCGTGGCGGCCGGCGGGCTCGCCGTCGCCGTCAAGGAGGCCTTCACGGCCTATGAGGGACTCTGGTTCGGCTGGAGCGGCAACGTCGTCGAGGAGCCCTCGACGGAGCCGACCCTGATCGATCGGGGCCGAGTCAATTACGCCGTGGTGGATCTGTCACCCCAGGATCACCGGGAATATTACAGCGGATTCGCCAACCGGGCACTCTGGCCGATCATGCATTATCGGCTCGGGCTCGGGGCCTTCTCGCGCTCCGACTATGCCGGGTACCAGCGCGTGAACCGCATCTTCGCGCGGGCACTGGCCAACCTCGTCGAGCCCGACGACATCATCTGGGTTCACGACTACCATCTGCTGCCGCTGGCCTCGGAACTGCGCGGCCTCGGGATCGCGAACCCGATCGGCTACTTCCACCACATCCCCTGGCCGGCCGCGGACGTGTTCAATACGCTGCCCGCGAGCAACGACCTCCTGCGCGGCATCGCGGATTACGACCTGATCGGGCTTCAGACCGATCCGGACGTGCACAACCTCACCCGCAACCTCATCGACGAGCTGCGCGCGATCCCGCTCGGTGGCGGGTCGCTGATGGTCGACGGCCGGCGCACGCGCATCCGCAGCTTCCCGATCGGCATCGATGTCGCCGGCTTCAAGGAGGCGGCGGAGAATGCCGGCTCGAACCGGACCGTCCGCGAGACTATGGCCGGCCTGCGCACGCGCAAGCTCCTCATCGGCGTCGACCGCCTCGACTACTCGAAGGGCGTTCCGGAGCGGATGGAGGCGGTGGACCGCTTCTTCGCGTCCAATCCGGACCAGCGCAGCAACGTCGTCTATCTCCAGATCACGCCGAAATCGCGCACGGAGGTTCCGGAATACGAGGAACTCAGCCGCGAGGTGAACGAGACGGTCGGGCACATTAACGGGACGCTCGGCGAACCGAACTGGACCCCGATTCAGTACGTCACCAAGGCCTATCCGCGCCCTGTCCTGGCGGGCCTCTACCGTGCGGCGCGGGTCGGGCTCGTCACGCCCATGCGCGACGGCATGAACCTCGTCGCCAAGGAGTTCGTGGTCGCCCAGTCCGACGAGGATCCGGGCGTCCTCGTATTGTCGAAGTTCGCGGGGGCGGCCCGGCAATTGCCCGAGGCCCTGCTGGTGAATCCCTACGACCGTTTCGAGGTGGCGGAGGCGATCCGCACCGCACTCTATATGCCGCGCGGGGAGCGCCTCGAGCGCTGGAAGCCGATGGTCGACCGCATGACGCGCGAGGATGTCGACTGGTGGGCACGCAATTTCATGTCGGAACTCGAGAACTTCCGGACGATCGAGCGTGAGCCGCCCCGCGCCGCAGCCGCTGCGGAATGA